The DNA region acacatctcctcctcttacACCTTGTTCACCTTCGACACTCAATTCTTCGGCATTCCAGTCACTCCGGTCGACCTTTTatccatcaaccatcatctAATTCCATCAAAGAGTCGACAGTCGATAGTAAATAGTCAACATGGTCGGCAACAAGATTCGCTGCGAGAACGGCGGCGAGTGGAAGGCCAGAGAGAAGTTTTCCCACAGTGCCCTTCGCAAGTACCAGAAGAAGTTGGGCAACGGCATTGCCACCCCTGCCCAGTCGACTATCTCGTGTCTCGAGCACAGCTCTGGCAACAAGGCGCCCGAGATGAAGTGTGAGGGACCCTGTGATCGCTGGCGTGAGCTGGACTTTTTCAGCAAGTCCACCCGCCGCAACAAGGTCTACGTATGTATTCACCGTtcatggtttttttttttttttgggtggggggagagggaatTCAAATACTGACCATCAGCAGTGGTGCAAGGACTGCGTTGATTGGGCTGAGAAGACCGAGGTTGGCGAAGCGCTTCCTCCCCCCGGCGAGAGAATCTGTGAGGAAGAGTTTGAGACTCTCAAGATGAGGGTTGCCGACTTCGTGCTGAATGAGGATTACGAGAACGGCATTCCAGAGGGGAATGACTCGGGCCCGGCTACTACGGTCAGCATCAATGATTTCGACGATGACTACGAGGAAGAGTTCACTCTTCTGCCTCCCGGTGCTGAGGCTACCACCGTGACCGACTCCATTGCCAGTCCAGAGGATACTGATGTGTCAGTCGAGACACCTGGCGCCGCTGCTACTTCGACTGAGCCTATGGCACCAGCTCCTCGCGCCCCCCACTGGTTTTTGGGATTTATGAACAACGACTCTCcgagcacctcctccaccacacctaccacTCTTGACACTCTCGATacccttgaccttcttgacaGTCTTGACACACCCGATGAGTCGATCTCCGAGATTTCCATCACTGCTGGCTCCCAGGCTCACACTCGGACGACCACCACGGCTGCCGACACAAATGCCTCAGCCACTCCTGGCCAGACCGGTGCAGTCTCGTTCAACACCTGGAGCCCAGAGGACAATTTCGAGCGCATGATCAAGGAGCCCACCATCGCGACTGAGGAGAGCGGCTGGAAGACGGTGACCCGCACGGCCAAGGGGCCTCGCATGGTTACCGTTCGTCCTCgcggcaagaaggagaaggacgaggTGAAGGTCGGCAAGAACGGATGGGTCAAAGTTGTAAGTATTCTGATTGATGTCCTGTTGGTAAGTTATTGGCTAACATTTACCTTCGTAGAGCAATCGCCGTACCACGCCACAGCTGCCTAACTATATCCTGGCGAACTGTGTTcgcggcgaggaagatttcGTGGGTGACATTATCCCCGATGAGCTTTAAGGGCTTATTTTCACGGAGGAGCTGATTTTGGCAAAggttttgggtttttttaTGGTTCTACGGCTTTTTATGGTTTTACGGTTTTGCGGTTtgcatttcttttcttttcttgacATTACGCACAAATACACGATGATGGGCGGACGACAGCACGAAACTATGCAGCGGACGATAATACGACATTATGAGCGGGGAAAATTACATAGCAATTCGGTAGTTGATGGGTTTGCGGAGTAGTGCGATGACTTTTATTATATTCTATGCATCGTTTGAGTGACTGGTATTGTGCTACTAGTGTTTGATGAACATTTGACGGAAAAGGGATAACTGTGATAAATTAtgaaggccttgaaagaCAGTTCAAAAAAAGCCATGAAAGATAGTTAAAAGGTGGTGGAAGATAGTTGAAAGGTATCAAAACATAATCGAGAGGCATTAAAAAGATGATCGAAGGGATTTCtactatctttcaaggccttaATGTAATTACGTTCTAGTCTCTATTATTCTGTGCACGATGTGTGGAGGTTGTGTGTGTAGGTTTTAGCATGGGAAGTGCCATGGAACAGCAactgaccaccaccagttgctctctcttttttgcTCCCTTGGGCTTGCTTCATGACGGTCTTAGTACTTACTAGGGTTGTCTGGAGCAAACcgtggtaggtaggtgtctGTTATCAGTTTATGAATTCTATATCTGATGGTTACTCCTGGTGTAGTTATCGCAGAGTGAGGATTCTGGGTAGAGATGTCATTCGGGAAGTTGGAGGTGTGTTTTCTGCTTTCCGAGGTCACATGTGCTGTCGAACATGGAAGGGGCTCGACATGTATATGGCGGATATGTCTGGGAGCAATAAATGGTAGGTACCAGTGCGTTGGTCTCCCAATATTGCCGATGTTGCTTGCTCCTCGTGTAGTAAATCGAATGCTAGGCTGCATTTCTGCCATGTGCAACTCCGAATCACCATGAGGAGATTCAGCTCGGGTCATCATACATGACACTCTCCAatccccccaaatcccctACCGAGCAGACGAATTGCTCCCCCATCTTCATTGACCGATTTTCCCCAGAGAGCAAACCCGGTCTCCATGTTTCCCAAGAAGGCTGCGGTAGGCAGCCTATCACAACCATTCAATTACACCAGCACAGCATTAACTCTTTTCGCACAACGATCCCCTTCTCTTGACCGGCTGCGACCTTGCAAAGGGGCAATAGTCGGCTACCGACCTACTTGCTCCGCTCCATCTAAGAAGTCGGGCAAATTGAAGTTTTCCATGTTTCAGCTCCAGGCttccctacctaccttgttATCTCCCGCCCACCTGTGCTGCTTTCTCCAAAAAGGAGGGGTAGCTTTtctggttggtgatgagtcGGTCCAAAATGTGGGAGGCACAGCCACAGCCTTGTccgaagaggtggtggtgtggttcgTTCACCTTGAAGTTCATGGAACTCTCACCTTGGAGGATGTTGGCTGGGGCTATGATATGGTAAACGAAATGATGGTGTGGTCGACGCAAATGGTCTTGGTGTCTTACTGCTGCCTCTTTGCTTTCTAATCCTTTCGGAGGCCTTCGGTATCTGCTTCGATATTAATGACGCCAATGTGAGGGTGTTCAATGGCAAAAGGTCCAGAGCAAGGCTCAAATGTTGATGATCAACCAAAAAGTCCCGCATGTCGTTCGCCCGATCAACCTGTAATTAATCTCGGCCAGCATTTATATGAAAATAGAAACGAGGCCATGAGATGGGTAAGGGGAATGGCCATGTCATACATACGCGAGTTTCTGCCAAATTCTCGCTTCCGTTATTTCCATGTGCGTCTGCCGCGCGGATAGAGGTATGCAAGTCGGGCAAACGGCGCAAACAGTCGTCCAATAGATCCGCGAGGGAAACGATAAAAAGAAACGGACAACTTCCCCGGCTGTTGCataccaccctcctctttctcatGCGACATACGATGCTGTGTGAAAGATGTACAAGCTTCCGCGTGAGAGTTGAGAGCTCAAGCTTGAGACCTGCCAAGGCTGCGGCCTTCCGCGCCCAGCATTGCCCGGCGGGGGTCTGTATAACATCGGTATGGGACTTACTATTGGCTCTCTGCCAGTGAGCAGACACACATACCGAGGATCCTACAGATCATATACCAAGTATTGACAAAGTGGTTGGCAATGGAGTCATGGCAAGGCAACCTTGTGTCTGCCGGGGCTTCTGGTGCCATGTCGTacaccaccttcttccccggccGAAGCCCACCAACAAGAATGCGTCTGGTCCTTCCAGATCGGCTCTGGGATTCACCCATGGTTTCTTCATGCGCCCGTATGTGTGGGTGGTCCGGCGGCTTGCGTAAGTGGCCTCCTTTGTGTATCAGCTTCGGCGACATATGCTGCATCGTTTCCAAGCATGGA from Podospora pseudocomata strain CBS 415.72m chromosome 3, whole genome shotgun sequence includes:
- a CDS encoding hypothetical protein (EggNog:ENOG503P944; COG:S), which produces MVGNKIRCENGGEWKAREKFSHSALRKYQKKLGNGIATPAQSTISCLEHSSGNKAPEMKCEGPCDRWRELDFFSKSTRRNKVYWCKDCVDWAEKTEVGEALPPPGERICEEEFETLKMRVADFVLNEDYENGIPEGNDSGPATTVSINDFDDDYEEEFTLLPPGAEATTVTDSIASPEDTDVSVETPGAAATSTEPMAPAPRAPHWFLGFMNNDSPSTSSTTPTTLDTLDTLDLLDSLDTPDESISEISITAGSQAHTRTTTTAADTNASATPGQTGAVSFNTWSPEDNFERMIKEPTIATEESGWKTVTRTAKGPRMVTVRPRGKKEKDEVKVGKNGWVKVSNRRTTPQLPNYILANCVRGEEDFVGDIIPDEL